The Saprospiraceae bacterium genome includes a window with the following:
- a CDS encoding ABC transporter permease: MNPEHFIAKRIAFSKSNSFTRIIIRIAIVAIAISLSVMILTTAVIDGFKKEITEKIFGFWGHIHITDSNVNRNFELIPVSSDEEYINTIRDIQEIDYQEEASILGYKLEGNYKSKSTYGGVKGAHPFIVLPALMSTKNNDMHGLLLKGVDSGYDWDRMKEFIVEGDVIGYNKDTLSSDLLISRNIARKLGVKVGEKVVMHFIRDNNQIKKRFQICGIYNTGLEEYDRKLALVDLAKLQDVLGWKTTDVQGIEVILDDIKDLDIYADYIYYDVVPPRLYAESIRSKFPGIFEWLQLQDINETIILQLMILVAIINMITVLLILILERTHMIGVLKSLGANNWFIRKIFLYNAGYIIFFGLLAGNFLGIGIALAQKHFKYIKLDEANYYLDTAPIEISWMTILLLNLAAFVVTVVFMVFPTWLVSRITPVKALRFD; this comes from the coding sequence ATGAATCCTGAACATTTTATTGCCAAACGTATCGCATTTTCGAAATCTAATTCTTTTACCAGAATTATTATTCGTATTGCTATAGTTGCAATAGCTATCAGTCTTTCTGTGATGATTCTGACCACGGCTGTCATCGACGGATTTAAAAAAGAAATTACAGAAAAGATTTTTGGTTTTTGGGGTCATATTCATATCACAGACAGCAATGTTAACCGAAATTTTGAGCTGATTCCTGTTTCTTCAGATGAAGAGTATATCAATACAATCCGGGATATCCAGGAAATCGATTATCAGGAGGAAGCCAGTATTTTAGGTTATAAATTAGAAGGAAATTACAAGTCAAAATCTACATACGGCGGTGTTAAAGGAGCGCATCCTTTTATAGTTCTTCCGGCGTTGATGAGCACAAAAAATAATGATATGCACGGCCTCCTGCTCAAAGGTGTCGATAGCGGGTATGACTGGGACAGAATGAAAGAATTTATCGTAGAAGGCGATGTCATTGGGTATAACAAAGATACTCTGTCTTCAGATTTGCTGATTTCGAGAAATATTGCCCGAAAACTGGGTGTCAAAGTAGGTGAAAAAGTGGTGATGCATTTTATCAGGGATAACAATCAGATAAAAAAGAGATTTCAGATTTGCGGCATATATAACACCGGACTCGAAGAGTATGATCGTAAGCTGGCATTGGTAGATCTGGCAAAACTTCAGGATGTATTAGGTTGGAAAACCACAGATGTACAGGGAATTGAAGTGATATTGGATGACATCAAAGATCTGGATATTTATGCGGACTATATATATTATGATGTAGTTCCACCACGGCTTTATGCAGAATCAATCAGAAGTAAGTTTCCCGGCATATTTGAATGGCTCCAACTTCAGGATATCAATGAAACCATTATATTACAATTGATGATTCTGGTGGCAATCATAAACATGATCACGGTATTACTCATTTTGATTCTGGAAAGAACACACATGATTGGCGTATTGAAATCATTAGGTGCCAACAACTGGTTTATCCGAAAAATATTTCTGTACAATGCCGGATATATCATCTTTTTTGGATTATTGGCAGGAAATTTTCTCGGAATTGGCATAGCATTGGCTCAAAAACACTTTAAATATATTAAATTGGATGAAGCCAATTATTATCTTGACACGGCACCAATAGAAATCAGTTGGATGACTATTTTATTATTAAATCTTGCGGCATTTGTAGTGACGGTGGTTTTTATGGTTTTTCCAACTTGGTTGGTTTCAAGAATAACACCGGTCAAAGCCCTCAGATTTGATTGA
- a CDS encoding tyrosine--tRNA ligase has translation MNFIEELRWRGMLHDVTPGVEEYLNDNITTGYIGFDPTAPSMTIGNFVQIMLLRLFQLSGHRPVVLMGGATGRIGDPSFKENERELKSYEELDKNLSFQQEQLKKFLDFDGPNAAIMVNNLDFYKNMNVLDFLRNAGKTLTVNYMMSKDSVKKRLETGLSFTEFTYQLLQSYDFQLLYDQYDCKLQMGGSDQWGNITSGTEFIRRNCEGKAYAITTPLLTKADGTKFGKSEAGNIWLDPELTSPYRFYQFWLNADDADIFKFTKYFTLKPREEIAALFEKFENDPRQIKALLAEELTRRVHSEEAFESVMQVSHILFNKDSDAASLLSMPENVLETIAGEIPAFEVAGSVFDNPVNITDLLAEHTSILSSKSDVRKAIQNNAVSVNKIKISGHDATISKSDLLHGKYLMVENGKKNKFIIRSL, from the coding sequence ATGAATTTTATAGAAGAATTGCGATGGAGAGGAATGCTTCATGATGTCACGCCGGGTGTGGAAGAATATTTGAACGATAACATTACAACAGGATATATAGGTTTTGATCCGACAGCACCGAGTATGACGATAGGGAATTTTGTACAGATTATGCTATTAAGGCTGTTCCAGCTTTCGGGCCACAGACCGGTGGTGTTGATGGGAGGTGCCACAGGTCGTATCGGAGACCCTTCTTTTAAAGAAAATGAAAGGGAATTAAAATCTTACGAAGAATTAGATAAAAACTTAAGTTTTCAGCAGGAGCAACTGAAAAAATTCCTAGATTTTGACGGTCCCAATGCCGCAATTATGGTCAATAATCTGGATTTTTATAAAAATATGAACGTTCTTGATTTTTTGAGAAATGCAGGAAAAACACTGACTGTAAACTATATGATGAGCAAAGATTCCGTCAAAAAGCGATTGGAAACGGGCCTGTCGTTTACAGAATTTACTTATCAGTTGTTACAATCTTATGATTTTCAACTTTTGTATGACCAATATGACTGCAAACTTCAGATGGGTGGATCGGACCAATGGGGAAATATCACTTCGGGAACAGAATTTATACGCCGCAATTGTGAAGGGAAGGCGTATGCGATTACAACACCCTTACTGACCAAAGCAGACGGGACTAAGTTTGGTAAATCAGAAGCAGGGAATATCTGGTTGGATCCTGAGTTGACCAGTCCGTACAGGTTTTATCAGTTTTGGCTCAATGCTGATGATGCCGATATATTTAAATTTACAAAGTATTTCACATTAAAACCACGGGAAGAAATTGCAGCTTTGTTTGAAAAATTCGAAAACGACCCAAGACAAATTAAAGCATTACTTGCAGAAGAACTGACCAGACGGGTACATTCTGAAGAGGCGTTTGAATCTGTTATGCAGGTCAGCCATATTCTTTTTAATAAAGATTCAGATGCGGCATCTCTACTGTCAATGCCGGAGAATGTATTGGAAACGATCGCAGGAGAAATTCCGGCATTCGAAGTAGCAGGTTCTGTGTTTGACAATCCTGTGAATATCACTGATTTACTGGCAGAACATACTTCCATTTTAAGTTCAAAAAGTGATGTCAGAAAAGCCATTCAAAATAATGCGGTGAGTGTCAATAAAATTAAAATATCCGGCCATGACGCCACTATATCGAAGTCAGACTTACTTCATGGAAAATATCTGATGGTGGAGAATGGTAAAAAGAACAAGTTTATAATCAGGTCACTCTAA
- a CDS encoding AAA family ATPase, producing the protein MKYRNIFVAATSQHVGKTTSTLGLVSSFMKKGLKVGYCKPVGQKFLDLQNLRVDKDTILFADLINFDIIPELHSPVILGPGATEKYLDNPQQINLDEIILNAEYELRKANELVIYEGTGHTGVGSVANLSNARVAKLLDAGVVMVVEGGIGSTIDMLNMTTALFREENVPIIGVIINKVLPDKVDKIRHYVGKWLESRSLPLLGVIPYEKTLAYPLIRSVAEAVRGVVTYNADYQENKVESILAGSLIDLKELKSSQDMLLVVATRSINEAIRKIELMASHHGINNCPLSGIVATGEGQMDRHTLKYIEQNNLPLIRSELDTYGAVLRISKIEVKINRSTPWKIKMAIDMIEKNVDLEAILKASER; encoded by the coding sequence ATGAAATACAGAAATATATTTGTAGCTGCCACAAGTCAACATGTCGGAAAGACAACTTCCACGTTAGGATTGGTTTCATCTTTTATGAAAAAAGGATTAAAAGTTGGGTATTGTAAGCCTGTCGGACAAAAATTTCTCGATCTTCAGAATCTTCGGGTGGATAAGGATACTATTCTTTTTGCAGATCTGATCAATTTTGACATTATTCCGGAGTTGCACAGCCCGGTAATATTGGGTCCGGGAGCTACTGAAAAATATCTTGACAATCCACAACAGATAAATCTGGACGAGATCATCCTGAATGCGGAATATGAACTCAGAAAGGCAAATGAACTCGTTATTTATGAAGGCACAGGACATACCGGTGTTGGAAGTGTTGCCAATCTTTCAAATGCCAGAGTAGCAAAATTGCTTGACGCCGGGGTGGTGATGGTTGTAGAAGGGGGTATTGGCAGTACTATAGATATGTTAAATATGACAACTGCATTATTCAGGGAGGAAAATGTTCCCATTATTGGAGTTATTATCAATAAAGTATTACCGGATAAAGTTGATAAAATCAGACATTATGTTGGAAAATGGTTGGAAAGTCGATCTTTGCCATTGCTGGGTGTTATTCCTTATGAAAAGACGCTTGCTTATCCACTGATCCGATCCGTAGCAGAAGCAGTGCGGGGTGTTGTCACATATAACGCAGATTATCAGGAGAATAAAGTAGAAAGCATACTCGCAGGCTCGTTGATAGACCTGAAAGAGCTGAAGAGTTCACAGGATATGCTGCTTGTTGTGGCCACCAGATCCATCAACGAAGCTATCAGAAAAATCGAACTAATGGCTTCACACCATGGCATTAATAACTGTCCGCTGTCCGGTATTGTAGCGACAGGTGAGGGACAGATGGATCGGCACACACTCAAATATATCGAACAAAACAATCTTCCCCTTATCAGATCTGAATTGGACACTTACGGTGCTGTACTCAGGATAAGTAAAATCGAAGTGAAAATCAATAGAAGTACCCCCTGGAAAATCAAAATGGCCATTGATATGATCGAAAAAAATGTTGACCTGGAAGCCATTCTGAAAGCATCAGAAAGATAA
- a CDS encoding OsmC family protein, with translation MEVIIQSTHGDLNFKGTNERGQSIQLSGNKEAVSPMEAVLMAAAGCSSIDVELFLKKMRQDIKSILVKVTGERVDAVPAVFSSIHMHYILTGDIKEAKAKQAIEMSIEKYCSVSIMLGATVKISHSFEIT, from the coding sequence ATGGAAGTTATCATTCAATCCACCCACGGAGATTTAAATTTTAAGGGAACCAATGAAAGGGGACAAAGCATACAACTCTCCGGGAATAAAGAAGCAGTAAGTCCTATGGAAGCGGTACTCATGGCAGCAGCAGGGTGTAGCTCCATCGATGTGGAGTTATTTCTGAAAAAAATGAGACAGGATATAAAAAGTATTTTGGTCAAAGTGACGGGAGAAAGAGTCGATGCTGTTCCGGCCGTATTCAGTTCCATTCACATGCATTACATTCTCACAGGAGATATCAAAGAAGCAAAAGCCAAACAAGCAATTGAAATGTCTATTGAAAAGTATTGTTCGGTATCTATCATGCTGGGAGCTACCGTAAAAATTTCGCATAGTTTTGAAATCACTTAA